The genome window GACTCAAGAAATTGGTGATGGAAACATCATtaactttcttttttgcaAGCAGAGTGGAGATGATCATATTCTTAAGACTGATACGTTCAGCATTGATATCTTCAGCGGATGACATAGTGCTTCTTTCAGTAAGAATTTTAGATCTCCATGCATGTTGCGATAAAAAGCCTGAAAGAGTATTGGGTTGTATCTTAACCCTTGCAATTCCTATTTGAGATGGTTCATGATCAACAGAGAGAATTGTTCCGGCCATTTCTAAAGCGAATGAAACACCATATTCAACCATATTAGTGTTGTGCAGGTCTGTGACATCAGTTATGTATGATTGTAGTAAAATCTTACCATCTTGATTTGATGTCCGCAATAGCATTTTAATCCACTCTCTAGCTTTCGACACTAACCTTTGGAATGAGGTAGTTCTCCATTCTTCGGAGTCTGTCAACAAAACTTTGATTCCACTGGTTCTCAAAGTAAATTCGAATCTTGGATCGTactttcttgtttcaaatTCAGTGACACTATCAAATAACATGCTTAATGAGTCTAACAATGCATAAAGAGACTCGTGATGACATAAACTAGATGGTAATTTTTTAATGAAAACGTCACAACATTGGAAAGAACAGTCCTGTAAATAAAGGTCCCTATGAGATAGCATTAGAATCATTCTTTTTAGTTGGAATGATATCTgttttgatgaaaagaGTTTCAAATCACCTGTAGGGACAGTTTGCAAATACCTATGTGTTAAGGAAATGGCAATGGATCCAATAAACTTGTCCAAATTGCTGTTAACTATACTGGAGTCAGAAAAGTACTCTAATATGGTCGAACAATCACCGATATCACAACGGATGCATTCCAAAAAATAGGTAGCAGCCAAAAACATAATTTTTGTAGTGGAAATAGTTCTCGTTGCTATcacatttgaagaaagaacatGCTGTattgaattcttctgaGCTTTGACATTATGGTTTGAGGATCCGCGACGCAAAATAGTGTTCATTTCTAACGTTGTTTCTCTATTATTTGCGGGGAAATCAGAAACAAGAGGAGGAGAATTATATGCAATaatttccaattctttTCTATGCTTTAATGCTAAGTCTGATTTAGCATAAAATCCATGAATGACCATGTTGAACCAAATATTTCTGAAAGCTGTTGTTGTAACAGCATCTTTACTCAATATATTCCTTATGGATGGTTCCTCGCCAGGTACCGGTAATAGCAGCGCCAAAGGCGTTAAGAAAAAGGCAATTTGTTCTGCTACCTTTGAGATTTCATGATGAGATCTATGATGCTCTAGTTTTTCCACATCACCTCTGCTTACAATAATGTCTAGTATACTTCTTAGGTAATACAAGTAATAAGAGCCCTTATTGCTGTTCTTAAGTTCTTTACTAATAATTGCTCTGGCCGATTGGACTGCATCTAGTATTATCGTGttctcttccttcaaaGATTGCAAACTAACGGAGTTATAAAATTTGCATAGCATCTTGAATTCGTTATCGCCAACAAATGGTAAGATGTGTGCAAGACCCTCGAGAATTAATTTGTCTGACTTTTCGGACAATGCTCTATACTTCTGGGTAAGAATAGTAATTGCTAGTGCTGAGATAGATTGATCTCCATAGTGTCTAGCCACAGTAACACATGCCATAACTGCGTTTTTGAATAGCTGATCATGGTAATGAGTATTAGACGTATCAAACAgtgttttttcttctgtttctagTGCCTTATTGAAGACTAGGgaactgctgctgttgttttCTGAGCCCAGGTATAGCTTCATGTCATTTAACGACAGAGTATTATTTTTGCGTTGTCTAGGGAACATTTTATCTAAATCATTTGCACTAGATATGGTCATTTTACGTTCTTTGAGCAATGGGATTGGAGAACCATCTTTTGTAACAGCTAATAGATTATTGAGTGAGTAGATTGTTCCAACAATAGCATCTTCACTCAAAGCTTTTAGCCCAATGGCAAAATTAGCCGAAATCTCAACTACTGAATTTGTAGTGATATGTTGTGAAGACACAAGTAATGGGAATACGTTCAATAATTGGTGAGATAACTTGTCGGTGTAAAAATTCAATAATGAAGCAATATTAACAATTGTTTTTAAGAATGTAGGATTCTCCATGCGAACAGTTGCTTGCAATGTTTCAACTTCATGTGAGGTAATAAATATCAATCTTCTTGATAAAATGGCACTTTCTGGCTCTTCAGAAACCAACGAAAAAGTGAGAATTTCCATATTTCTTATTTTACAAGAGTATGCCAATGCAACTGTGTTGTACGTTTGCAAATTCATGTACGGAGCGCCGTCATCTATAGCTATAATGAATCTAGCTGCAGTAGATGTCAGTCTGCtgatttcttttgaatacGTACGATTGATAGTCTTGAAATTAGCGTACTTCATAGTGTCAGTTTTCTCCTGATACTCTAGGTCTTGAATTTTTAGAAGATATTCTGATAGCTCCATTGGATCCTCGACGCGAAAGAGAGTCCTTAATAAGTTCACATTAATCTGTGAGAGCATTTGGGCAAAGCGTAAGGCGCATATTTCCCTATGGTTGTCATAATAATCAACTAAAATGTCATTTGATACAGATTTAGCCAAAAGAGTTTCTGAATTCAATAAAAACTCTGAATCAAGCAATTTAgataaaccaaaaacaatgGTCCAATGGATGTCGTAGACTTCTTTTGACTTCTTAAGTTCATCAGAGATTGCTTGCATGTAGCCTAATAACGAGACTAAGCTATTAACTTCAATTGATGACTTTACAGTACTCAagtattcttcaaatatcTTGTTCACAGTAACAGATAGAGTAGAGAAGCTAGAGCTGGCTCTAAGTAAGAACAGAGTCATCTTGTGACTTAATACTTCAAGCGGGTTCTTGAACCCATTGACTTTGAATTTGCTTAATACCACATCTGtaaatttttgtttggaACAATTAACAAAATATGGACGAATCAAGGTATCAATAATCGATTGAACAGTTTTGACATCATTTGGACTTGCATCACAAATAGCAATAATaatttcaaattctttaagAGTGAGTGGAATGGAGTACAACTTTGAGACATTCGAGGAATAGGATATGGGTAGTGAGTTTATCAACTTTGATAAGGGTGAGTCTTCGGGCCCATTGACCTCGCAGAGTTTTTGTAAAGCACGCGCCCTTAAAGACACACTGCACCTCTTCAATCCCTGCATGAAGTTACTTTGCCTGTTTGGTTCTGGTAATTATGTTGTCTTGTGTAATCCCAAACAATGTACTACTGTTAGCCCTACGATGTTATAAACATAGAGTCTTAAAAGACTTGAAAggcttttttttcattttcatgGCAGTTTCCACGCCCGGTCGAACTACGAAAAATAGGTGTTGGCGCAGCAGAGTTCAGAAATGcatgtcacgtgattgtAGAAATACATAAAATCCTTCGATAAGGCTGCTCTTTAAGAGTATATGCAACTATAGTATATATTCGGATAGAGTAAGGGAATAATTCTCATCTCTTGAGAGTATGAAAATCTTAATTGAGTTGAGTCTATAGTTGTGGTAAGGATGAAACTTGACATTTGCGATGGACCGTTTCCTGATAGTATCACTTTCCAAAGGGAATAGGACGTATTCATCATTGTTTGTGACTAAGATATCTAGTATACCATCTTTTTTGAGAGGCCAGTCCCAATTAAGGTTGGCAGGAAATTTAAAATTTGTGGAATTCAATAAGAATACGTCAAATTCAGATTCCAATCGTTTACCGTAAATGACGCAATGaagatcttcaatttttaCAGTCTTTAATaattctttattcttgGACAAGTTTGAAAACCTGCTTTGGAACTCAGAAATTATTAATCTTTCGTGGTTTATCCGTAATATTTGCTGGAATGGGTGCTTCCCTACTGAAACAAGTAAATCTGTCTTTCTATCTATACCTTCGATATTATTGATAGAGATAATTGGACCATCAAGTTTTAGAAACTTTTCGACTTTTGAACTCTTACTTTTTGGATCAGTTTCAACTCTAAGTATAGTACCGTTCCTGAATCCAACAAGTATCGTTTGTGTATTAATCATCAGACAACATATTGCATCGCCATACTTTTTTTGTATTCTCCACTCTGTTGAAGATTGTTGATGATTACCGTCGTAATATATCCATTGAAAGCCTTGAGAGGATAGAAAAGTTAAATAAGTCTTTTGCTTACTTTGGTATGATGAAATATCTATTATTTCCGGAAGTTTTAACTTCCCGCCAGCTATTATTGATCTTGTATTGAAATTAAAGTCATTAAATCTGTTTATGCTGATCGTTACTTCTGCCgttattttgaaaaatacCACAGATTCGTGCGAAGAAGAGTCCCTATCGAATTTAACCTTAAATGAATCATCGGAGGCATCGATACACAGCTCAAATAGTCTAAAGTTTGAATCATTAAGAATAATTGAACGATCAACCTTCCCAATTTGAATATCACCCGTACCTTGCTGTGAGATGAAAGTTGGCAAAAAATACGATGTCGTTAGCTGGGGTTGCTTATTTTGAAATTCAAACCACTCGATATTTTCTGGAGTTCTATTCCTTATTAGGTCGTCAATGCATTTGAGGTATTCTTGTCTTGCCACAGATTTATTTAGTCCAGCTGGAAGTTCCGGCTTGGCTTGGCTTGATCTTTGATGAGATTGTGTTTTAAAGtatcttttctttactgGATCATACGTAAAACCAGGTAGTTCCGGCACGTTCATTTCATAAACATGTAAATCAGAGTTTATTACGCAATTGATCAGTTGATGACGTCTAGCAGTTTATCTTTGTAAAATAGTACAGGTATTTATGTGTGgctattttattttatttttttatagGCATCTACGCATGTTTCCTTCATTCACTGGAAGACGAGAATAAGTTTTGTAGCTTTACTTTGAATATTGACGTGATCACTTTCCTCGGTACTCGCGTGTGGCATCATCTGACACACCATAGCAGCAtactgaagatgaagaggctgctttataatttttttctattcaTCTTATTTTGTAACCTTTTGAAATATAACACTGAAAGCTTTCTTTAAATTTtaaaatatgaaaaataCAATTTAAGATGAGAGGCCATCCATCGAGTAATAAATTAATGCATATATTTATGCACAATACATATAAAGAGACAAGTAGATATAGAATAGAGATCTTGTGAATAAGGCATTCAAGGAATAACCAAAGCGATATAAACAGGATACAATGCTTAAGCTAAGGGCATTAGCAGAAGCCAAGGCAAAAGCCAAGgcccaagaagaagcaggaGTGAAAGGGAATTCTGAGCATCCATCTCATGCAGCAAAGCCTGCTTTGTTAAGACTACAGAAGGATTTGGATAATATTGACCTACCGAAAGAGATTTTAGAATATACCACTCACTTGAATGAGACTCCTATGAGAGTTAACTTATCTCTTAAGCCGGATATTGGATATTATGCTGGTGGTACGTACTACTTTAATCTTTTTGTGAAAGATACCTACCCAATGGAGCCACCAGTTGTGAAATGCATGCAAAGAATATACCATCCAAACATCGATATTGACGGTAATGTGTGTTTGAACCTGCTAAGAGAAGACTGGACACCAGCATTAGATTTACAAAGCATTGTCATTggattattatttttgttccatGAACCAAATGGAAAGGACCCTTTAAATCAAGATGCAGCAAAGACTTTAATGGAAGATCCTTCAAGATTTGAGGCGAAATTGAACTATACCTTGAGGGGAAGTAATATTGACGGAGTGTGGTACGATAAAGTCATGAACTAAACTCTTCAGTTTAGAAATTCATCATATACCCATAAGACCCTTTAAATTCTATTAAAGATTAAACGAATCAAGATGGATAAAACGATGATACGAAAACTATTAAGTACTTATATGGAAAGAAAGGTAAAAAATTTCAACAGAAAAGAGTATCATATATTCTAAAACGATTGTAGGTAGTATAAACTGGGTTGTGGGGAGGGGACTGCTTCTCGCCCTTTCAGCTCCTCATAGTCCGAAGCAAATTCTGCTTCTCTTGTTTGgcaaaaaacaaaaaaaccaaaacaataCAATAATGTCCGTTCATTAACATGCTCAGgatgatatcaaaaaatttTTAGGGGAAGTAGGTGTCAGTTCAGTACACATCATACTCAGAAACCAGCTGAGAACAAAAATGATTGAAGCGAGTTGGGAACATTAGATACCGGATATGACAGCGAAAAGAACGGAAAAAGACAACGTCCAATGTCGTTCTAACGAAAGCAGGTGATATACAACAATAAAACAACCACATCTGGCGATGGATGCATTATTTGGTTACACTCTGACATGGTCGGCAACAGTAGACAC of Kluyveromyces marxianus DMKU3-1042 DNA, complete genome, chromosome 3 contains these proteins:
- the STT4 gene encoding 1-phosphatidylinositol 4-kinase STT4 yields the protein MQGLKRCSVSLRARALQKLCEVNGPEDSPLSKLINSLPISYSSNVSKLYSIPLTLKEFEIIIAICDASPNDVKTVQSIIDTLIRPYFVNCSKQKFTDVVLSKFKVNGFKNPLEVLSHKMTLFLLRASSSFSTLSVTVNKIFEEYLSTVKSSIEVNSLVSLLGYMQAISDELKKSKEVYDIHWTIVFGLSKLLDSEFLLNSETLLAKSVSNDILVDYYDNHREICALRFAQMLSQINVNLLRTLFRVEDPMELSEYLLKIQDLEYQEKTDTMKYANFKTINRTYSKEISRLTSTAARFIIAIDDGAPYMNLQTYNTVALAYSCKIRNMEILTFSLVSEEPESAILSRRLIFITSHEVETLQATVRMENPTFLKTIVNIASLLNFYTDKLSHQLLNVFPLLVSSQHITTNSVVEISANFAIGLKALSEDAIVGTIYSLNNLLAVTKDGSPIPLLKERKMTISSANDLDKMFPRQRKNNTLSLNDMKLYLGSENNSSSSLVFNKALETEEKTLFDTSNTHYHDQLFKNAVMACVTVARHYGDQSISALAITILTQKYRALSEKSDKLILEGLAHILPFVGDNEFKMLCKFYNSVSLQSLKEENTIILDAVQSARAIISKELKNSNKGSYYLYYLRSILDIIVSRGDVEKLEHHRSHHEISKVAEQIAFFLTPLALLLPVPGEEPSIRNILSKDAVTTTAFRNIWFNMVIHGFYAKSDLALKHRKELEIIAYNSPPLVSDFPANNRETTLEMNTILRRGSSNHNVKAQKNSIQHVLSSNVIATRTISTTKIMFLAATYFLECIRCDIGDCSTILEYFSDSSIVNSNLDKFIGSIAISLTHRYLQTVPTGDLKLFSSKQISFQLKRMILMLSHRDLYLQDCSFQCCDVFIKKLPSSLCHHESLYALLDSLSMLFDSVTEFETRKYDPRFEFTLRTSGIKVLLTDSEEWRTTSFQRLVSKAREWIKMLLRTSNQDGKILLQSYITDVTDLHNTNMVEYGVSFALEMAGTILSVDHEPSQIGIARVKIQPNTLSGFLSQHAWRSKILTERSTMSSAEDINAERISLKNMIISTLLAKKKVNDVSITNFLSLCGVLLILRTGDSASFVYDLVSIPFQTFYGNTMKAATNVWLSFIKERKDLSHLLVSEIATFWCKSIDNKFGLFNRSIDKKDVEFSKMEYKPYDMEAIKRENIKVSNILKPHQEVVRFFASHFEATVYESDHLLKLFTHVAYHGVSNLEHASLHPFARMVRNELISFAFLVLLVNEKKNTGDVKRLAQALIKGALSWFKVRPTWPLGGNESKIKADLDVLIDLFHQFKSHSKLLLKHTGNSYVLLEYFMLNEIFLLKTWLYPFDKHENGTPKLPGELISHAFELDALLAVNLCERYSNESKNSDKLSKLIRKSPLNACHIHTALKYLLNESGSSSSGKGIPHEVIYWVPVSPSSSINLFLPPWNRNKFLLQYNLRALESHDVENTFFYVPQIVQCLRHDDHRYVERFILDTAKISLQFSHQIIWNMLANEYQDDEAMIEDSMKPTLERIRGKMIDTYDEEARLYYEREFSFFNDVTGISGKLKPYIKKTKAEKKQKIDEEMAKIEVPLDVYLPSNPDGIVVDIDRKSGKPLQSHAKAPFMATFKVRREKESGSDDDSEKVVTEDVWQSAIFKVGDDCRQDVLALQLISLFRSIWSFIGLDVYVFPYRVTATAPGCGVIDVLPDSISRDMLGREAVNGLYEYFISKFGNENTIEYQRARNNFVKSLAAYSVISYLLQFKDRHNGNIMYDAQGHCLHIDFGFIFDIVPGGVKFEAVPFKLTKEMVKVMGGNQNTQAFRQFEDLCVATFLGIRPYMDLIVDFIVPMLESSLPCFKAQKTIKNLKNRFVPGKTPHEASQHMRQLIRKSYESMFTKGYDEFQRLTNGIPY
- the UBC12 gene encoding NEDD8-conjugating protein UBC12, translated to MLKLRALAEAKAKAKAQEEAGVKGNSEHPSHAAKPALLRLQKDLDNIDLPKEILEYTTHLNETPMRVNLSLKPDIGYYAGGTYYFNLFVKDTYPMEPPVVKCMQRIYHPNIDIDGNVCLNLLREDWTPALDLQSIVIGLLFLFHEPNGKDPLNQDAAKTLMEDPSRFEAKLNYTLRGSNIDGVWYDKVMN